In a genomic window of Thermoanaerobaculia bacterium:
- a CDS encoding DNA polymerase ligase N-terminal domain-containing protein produces MGLKEYKRKRDFGVTPEPAGRQKRGKTKALAFVVQKHRASHLHYDFRLEWKGVMLSWAVPKGPSLDPSVKRMAMPTEDHPIEYNAFEGVIPEGQYGGGTVMIWDNGTWEPEQEDPAAALKKGDLKFTLHGKKLEGSWVLVRLKPRGSESRASWLLIKHRDGYASTEDVEKTKPRSVVSKRILAEIARDEGGDIEKAATGDPPAEIRKLLKTKDPLKRKTRGRRSVWNSDKG; encoded by the coding sequence ATGGGGCTCAAAGAATACAAGCGCAAGCGAGACTTCGGGGTCACCCCCGAGCCCGCCGGGCGCCAGAAGCGGGGAAAGACGAAGGCCCTCGCCTTCGTCGTCCAGAAGCACCGCGCGTCGCATCTCCATTACGACTTCCGCCTGGAATGGAAGGGCGTGATGCTCTCCTGGGCGGTCCCGAAGGGCCCGTCGCTCGACCCCTCGGTCAAGCGCATGGCGATGCCGACGGAGGACCATCCCATCGAGTACAACGCCTTCGAGGGGGTGATCCCCGAAGGGCAATACGGCGGCGGGACCGTGATGATCTGGGACAACGGGACCTGGGAGCCCGAGCAGGAGGACCCCGCCGCGGCGCTGAAGAAGGGGGACCTGAAGTTCACCCTGCACGGAAAGAAGCTCGAAGGGTCGTGGGTGCTCGTGCGTCTGAAGCCGCGCGGGAGCGAATCGCGGGCCTCCTGGCTCCTGATCAAGCACCGCGACGGCTACGCTTCGACCGAGGACGTCGAAAAGACGAAACCGCGGTCCGTCGTCTCGAAGAGGATCCTCGCCGAGATCGCGCGGGACGAGGGAGGAGACATCGAGAAGGCCGCGACCGGCGATCCTCCCGCCGAGATCCGGAAGCTCCTGAAGACGAAAGATCCGCTCAAGAGGAAGACGCGCGGGCGGCGGTCCGTGTGGAACAGCGACAAAGGGTAG
- the ligD gene encoding non-homologous end-joining DNA ligase produces the protein MEQRQRVAGVVVTNPGRVLWPEEGWTKLDLVRFYDFVFPALRPWMKDRLISLKRCPYGLGGKCFHQKEKPAAMASDTPTKRIVHRNGVRHYVVGGRKETQLALANLGCIAVHLWSARREDPRKPDWVSFDLDPDSGDPADAARGALRLKEALDALRLTSFAKTSGGKGLHVFVPIRVGLDCDEVKAFAESLGAKLAFAYPELFTVEPSIARRRGRVYLDPYRNAWAQTVASPFCARRKPHAPVSTPLSWREVRPDLAPARFTIGNFAARLRKRDPWADFWKVRQDLAPAITALARL, from the coding sequence GTGGAACAGCGACAAAGGGTAGCGGGCGTCGTCGTCACGAACCCGGGCCGCGTCCTGTGGCCGGAGGAGGGATGGACGAAGCTCGACCTCGTCCGCTTCTACGACTTCGTCTTCCCGGCCCTGCGTCCCTGGATGAAGGACCGTCTCATCTCGCTCAAGCGGTGCCCGTACGGGCTCGGGGGGAAGTGTTTTCACCAGAAGGAGAAGCCGGCGGCGATGGCGTCGGACACGCCGACGAAACGGATCGTCCACCGGAACGGCGTTCGCCACTACGTCGTCGGCGGACGGAAGGAAACGCAGCTCGCGCTCGCGAACCTCGGCTGCATCGCGGTCCACCTCTGGTCGGCGCGCCGCGAGGATCCGCGCAAGCCCGACTGGGTCTCCTTCGATCTCGACCCCGACTCGGGCGACCCGGCGGATGCCGCGCGAGGCGCGCTCCGCCTCAAGGAGGCGCTCGACGCGTTGCGGCTGACGTCGTTCGCGAAGACGTCCGGGGGGAAGGGGCTGCACGTCTTCGTCCCGATCCGGGTCGGCCTCGACTGCGACGAGGTGAAGGCCTTCGCCGAATCGCTCGGGGCAAAGCTCGCGTTCGCCTACCCCGAGCTCTTCACGGTCGAGCCGTCGATCGCGCGCCGGCGTGGCCGCGTCTACCTCGACCCGTATCGGAACGCGTGGGCGCAGACGGTCGCGTCGCCGTTCTGCGCGCGCCGCAAGCCGCACGCGCCCGTGTCGACGCCCCTTTCGTGGCGCGAGGTCCGGCCGGATCTCGCGCCCGCGCGGTTCACGATCGGCAATTTCGCCGCCCGCCTGCGAAAGCGGGACCCCTGGGCGGATTTCTGGAAGGTCCGGCAGGATCTCGCCCCCGCCATTACCGCCCTGGCAAGACTCTAG